A genomic region of Mycobacterium senriense contains the following coding sequences:
- a CDS encoding tetratricopeptide repeat protein gives MVDDRERQRGERRGRPASSGWSGPGRARPAQPQGARRDAQADRAPHDGPPIPPGVEAKQLAPDIRRELSTLDRATADAVARHLVAAGELLDEDPEAALRHARAARARSSRIATIREAVGIAAYHCGDWAQALAELRAARRMGSRSSLLALIADCERGLGRPERAIELARGPEAAELSGDDADELRIVAAGARADLGQLEQALTVLSTPQLDPARTGTTAARLFYAYADTLLALGRDDEALQWFLHSAAADVDGVTDAEDRVSELGQ, from the coding sequence GTGGTCGACGACAGGGAACGGCAGCGCGGTGAACGGCGTGGGCGGCCGGCATCCAGCGGCTGGTCGGGTCCGGGCCGTGCGCGCCCGGCCCAGCCGCAGGGCGCACGCCGCGATGCCCAGGCCGATCGCGCGCCGCACGACGGGCCACCGATACCGCCCGGCGTGGAAGCCAAGCAGCTGGCACCCGACATCCGCCGCGAACTGAGCACCCTGGACCGCGCCACCGCCGACGCGGTGGCGCGCCACCTGGTGGCCGCGGGTGAACTGCTCGACGAGGACCCCGAGGCCGCCCTGCGGCACGCCCGGGCGGCCCGGGCCCGGTCCAGCCGGATCGCCACCATCCGGGAAGCGGTGGGCATCGCCGCTTATCACTGCGGCGACTGGGCGCAGGCGCTCGCGGAGTTGCGCGCCGCCCGCAGGATGGGCAGCAGGTCCTCGCTGCTGGCCCTGATCGCCGATTGCGAACGCGGACTTGGCCGCCCGGAGCGGGCGATCGAACTCGCGCGGGGGCCGGAGGCCGCCGAGCTCAGCGGGGACGACGCCGACGAGCTGCGCATCGTCGCGGCCGGGGCGCGCGCGGACCTCGGCCAGCTTGAACAGGCGCTCACCGTGTTGTCCACGCCGCAGCTGGACCCGGCCCGCACCGGCACGACGGCGGCGCGGTTGTTCTACGCCTACGCCGACACGCTGCTGGCGCTCGGCCGCGACGACGAGGCGCTGCAGTGGTTCCTGCACTCCGCGGCCGCAGATGTCGACGGCGTTACCGATGCCGAAGACCGGGTCAGTGAACTCGGCCAATGA
- a CDS encoding DUF732 domain-containing protein, which translates to MIFATRARLTVLPILGVITGLVSLAAVLSAPIRADMLGNAFLSALTNAGITYTQPATTTAMGQSVCPMLFEPGGSFDDVTSRMAEGNGLSYEMAGKFTIVAIATYCPAVIAPLLGNRLQS; encoded by the coding sequence GTGATTTTTGCGACGCGTGCGCGGTTGACCGTCCTGCCGATTCTGGGGGTGATCACCGGCCTGGTGTCGCTGGCCGCGGTCCTGTCGGCGCCGATCCGTGCCGACATGCTGGGCAACGCCTTCCTGTCGGCGCTGACGAACGCCGGGATCACCTACACCCAACCGGCCACCACCACGGCGATGGGACAGTCGGTGTGCCCGATGCTGTTCGAGCCCGGCGGGTCGTTCGACGATGTGACCTCCAGGATGGCCGAGGGCAACGGATTGTCGTACGAGATGGCGGGCAAGTTCACTATCGTCGCGATCGCGACCTACTGTCCGGCGGTGATCGCGCCGCTGCTGGGTAACCGGCTGCAAAGCTAG
- the tyrS gene encoding tyrosine--tRNA ligase, protein MGDMIIDELGWRGLIAQSTDLDALTAEAQRGPMTVYAGFDPTAPSLHAGHLVPLLALRRFQRAGHRPIVLAGGATGMIGDPREVGERTLNDADTVAEWTERIGGQLRRFVDFDESTTGAVVVNNLDWTRPLSAIEFLRDLGKHFSVNVMLDRDTVRRRLEGDGISYTEFSYMLLQANDYVELHRRYGCTLQIGGSDQWGNIVAGVRLVRQQLGASVHALTVPLVTAADGTKFGKSTGGGSLWLDPELTTPYAWYQYFFNTADADVIRYLRWFTFLTADELGELEQATAERPQQRAAQRRLARELTVLVHGEAATAAVEHASRALFGQGELDRLDEATLAAALRETSVAELKPGGPDGIVDLLVASGLSESKKAARRTIGEGGVSVNNVRVDSEEWAPQPSDFLHGKWLVLRRGKRTVAGVEKV, encoded by the coding sequence ATGGGCGACATGATCATCGACGAGCTGGGCTGGCGCGGACTGATCGCGCAGTCCACCGACCTCGATGCGCTGACCGCCGAGGCGCAGCGCGGGCCGATGACGGTGTACGCCGGCTTCGACCCCACCGCGCCCAGCCTGCACGCCGGACACCTGGTGCCGCTGCTGGCGCTGCGCCGGTTCCAGCGCGCCGGCCATCGCCCGATCGTGCTCGCCGGCGGGGCCACCGGCATGATCGGCGACCCGCGTGAGGTCGGCGAGCGCACCCTCAACGACGCGGACACAGTCGCCGAGTGGACCGAGCGGATCGGCGGGCAGCTGCGGCGCTTCGTCGACTTCGACGAATCAACCACCGGCGCCGTCGTCGTCAACAACCTGGACTGGACCCGCCCGCTGTCGGCGATCGAGTTCCTCCGCGATCTCGGCAAGCACTTCTCGGTCAACGTGATGCTGGACCGCGACACCGTCCGGCGCCGCCTCGAGGGCGACGGCATCTCCTACACCGAGTTCAGCTACATGCTGTTGCAGGCCAACGACTACGTCGAGTTGCACCGGCGCTACGGCTGCACGCTGCAGATCGGCGGTTCCGATCAGTGGGGCAACATCGTCGCCGGCGTCCGGCTGGTGCGCCAGCAGCTCGGCGCGTCGGTGCACGCGCTGACCGTGCCGCTGGTGACCGCCGCCGACGGCACCAAGTTCGGCAAGTCCACCGGCGGCGGCAGCCTGTGGCTGGACCCCGAGCTGACCACGCCCTACGCCTGGTATCAGTACTTCTTCAACACCGCCGACGCCGACGTGATCCGGTACCTGCGCTGGTTCACCTTCCTGACCGCCGACGAGCTCGGCGAGCTGGAGCAGGCGACGGCCGAGCGTCCCCAGCAGCGCGCCGCCCAGCGGCGACTGGCGCGCGAACTGACCGTGCTTGTCCACGGCGAGGCAGCCACCGCGGCCGTCGAGCACGCCAGCCGGGCGCTGTTCGGGCAGGGCGAACTGGACCGCCTGGACGAGGCCACGCTGGCGGCGGCGCTGCGCGAGACGTCGGTCGCCGAGCTCAAACCCGGTGGCCCCGACGGGATCGTCGACCTGCTGGTCGCCAGCGGCCTGTCCGAGAGCAAGAAGGCCGCGCGGCGCACCATCGGCGAGGGCGGCGTCTCGGTCAACAACGTCCGCGTCGACAGCGAGGAGTGGGCGCCGCAACCGTCCGACTTCCTGCACGGCAAATGGCTGGTGCTGCGCCGCGGCAAACGCACCGTCGCCGGGGTCGAAAAGGTCTAG
- a CDS encoding DNA-3-methyladenine glycosylase: MVDARGRFREGAAAAQLLVDPLEAARRLLGATLTARGVSGIVVEVEAYGGVPDGPWPDAAAHSYKGLRARNFVMFGPPGRLYTYRSHGIHVCANVSCGPDGTAAAVLLRAAAIEDGTDVARARRGELVHTAALARGPGNLCSAMGITMDDNGIDLFARDSPVTLELHEPLTATAGPRVGVSQAADRPWRLWLPGRPEVSAYRRSPRAAAPGASD; encoded by the coding sequence GTGGTCGACGCTCGAGGACGATTTCGCGAAGGCGCGGCTGCGGCCCAGCTGTTAGTCGACCCGCTCGAGGCCGCGCGCCGGTTACTGGGCGCCACCCTCACCGCGCGCGGTGTGAGCGGCATCGTCGTCGAGGTCGAGGCCTACGGGGGAGTCCCCGACGGTCCCTGGCCCGACGCCGCCGCTCACTCGTACAAGGGCCTGCGCGCCCGCAATTTCGTGATGTTCGGGCCCCCGGGGCGGCTCTACACCTATCGCAGCCACGGGATCCACGTCTGCGCCAACGTCTCGTGCGGACCCGACGGCACCGCCGCCGCGGTCTTGCTGCGAGCCGCCGCCATCGAAGACGGCACCGATGTCGCGCGTGCCCGCCGCGGCGAGCTGGTACACACCGCCGCCCTGGCACGCGGCCCGGGCAACCTGTGCTCGGCCATGGGAATCACCATGGACGACAACGGCATTGACCTGTTTGCGCGCGACAGCCCGGTGACCCTGGAACTGCACGAACCGCTGACCGCGACGGCCGGCCCCCGGGTCGGCGTCAGCCAGGCCGCCGACCGGCCCTGGCGGTTGTGGCTGCCCGGCCGCCCGGAGGTCTCGGCATACCGGCGCAGCCCCCGCGCGGCCGCGCCGGGCGCCAGCGACTAG
- a CDS encoding ammonium transporter, protein MHAIDPAATAWLLASTALVLLMTPGLAIFYGGMVRTTGVLNMIMMSFISIPLVTVAWLLVGYTIAFSEDGASGLAGSLRHFGMLGITPDTVHGTVPELLFATFQLTFAIITAALVSGAIADRAKFAAWMVFVPVWTIAVYSIVAHWVWGPGGWLAKLGVLDYAGGLVVEIVSGSSALALALVLGPRIGFKKDAMRPHNLPLLFVGVGLLWFGWFGFNAGSALAANGTAAAIFLNTLVAGCLGMLGWLSVEQIRDGRPTTFGAASGVVAGLVAITPSCGTVNTLGATVVGLAAGIVCAFAVGAKLRFNYDDSLDVVGVHFVGGVVGVSLIGLFATAVMTAGPRGLFYGGGLGQLGKQALAIAVVALYAFAMTFVLGKVIDRVVGFRVSAEDETTGVDLTQHAETAYAEGVHGHLPQRRPATGERFN, encoded by the coding sequence ATGCATGCGATCGACCCCGCCGCCACCGCGTGGCTGCTGGCCAGCACCGCACTGGTCCTGCTGATGACCCCCGGCCTGGCGATCTTCTACGGCGGCATGGTCCGCACCACCGGTGTGCTCAACATGATCATGATGAGCTTCATCTCCATTCCGCTGGTGACGGTGGCCTGGCTGCTGGTCGGCTACACCATCGCGTTCTCCGAGGATGGGGCCAGCGGGCTGGCCGGCAGCCTCCGGCATTTCGGCATGCTGGGCATCACACCCGATACCGTCCACGGCACGGTCCCCGAACTGCTGTTCGCCACGTTCCAGTTGACGTTCGCGATCATCACGGCCGCCCTGGTCAGCGGCGCGATCGCCGACCGCGCCAAGTTCGCCGCCTGGATGGTCTTCGTCCCGGTGTGGACGATCGCGGTGTATTCGATTGTCGCGCACTGGGTCTGGGGACCGGGCGGCTGGCTGGCCAAGCTGGGCGTCCTCGACTACGCGGGCGGCCTCGTCGTCGAGATCGTCTCCGGGTCTTCCGCCCTGGCGCTGGCGCTGGTGCTCGGGCCGCGCATCGGCTTCAAGAAGGACGCGATGCGGCCACACAACCTGCCGTTGCTGTTCGTCGGTGTCGGGCTGCTGTGGTTCGGCTGGTTCGGGTTCAACGCCGGTTCTGCCCTGGCCGCCAACGGAACTGCCGCGGCCATCTTCCTCAACACTTTGGTCGCCGGCTGCCTGGGCATGCTCGGCTGGCTGTCGGTCGAGCAGATCCGCGACGGCCGGCCCACCACGTTCGGTGCGGCATCGGGAGTGGTCGCCGGCCTGGTCGCCATCACCCCGTCCTGCGGGACGGTCAACACGCTCGGCGCGACGGTGGTCGGGCTGGCGGCGGGCATCGTGTGCGCGTTCGCAGTGGGCGCGAAATTGCGTTTCAACTACGACGATTCGCTCGATGTGGTGGGCGTGCACTTTGTCGGCGGCGTGGTCGGGGTGTCGTTGATCGGTCTGTTCGCCACCGCGGTGATGACGGCGGGCCCCCGGGGCCTGTTTTACGGGGGAGGCCTCGGCCAGCTCGGCAAGCAGGCGCTGGCGATCGCGGTCGTCGCGCTCTACGCCTTCGCCATGACGTTCGTGCTGGGCAAGGTCATCGACCGCGTCGTGGGTTTCCGGGTCAGCGCCGAAGACGAGACCACCGGTGTCGACCTCACGCAGCACGCCGAAACTGCCTACGCCGAAGGCGTGCACGGACATCTGCCGCAGCGCCGCCCGGCCACCGGCGAGCGCTTCAACTAG
- a CDS encoding ABC transporter ATP-binding protein — MMSSSSDELIAHPAEPAVHIDHLRVVRGKRPALHDFSVQIAAGSITGLLGPSGCGKTTLIRCIVGTQIISKGTVTVLGKEAGSAELRHRVGYMPQDPTIYNDLRILDNVRYFAALYGYDSQAADAAIEQVGLTDHRTALCGNLSGGQRTRASLACALVCQPDLLVLDEPTVGLDPVLRADLWEQFTELARAGTTLLVSSHVMDEADHCGDLLLMREGRLVAHTTPSQLREDTGCTSLEDAFLSIIKRSTMREAG, encoded by the coding sequence ATGATGAGTTCATCTAGCGATGAATTAATTGCCCATCCCGCGGAACCGGCGGTGCACATCGATCACCTACGCGTCGTGCGCGGCAAACGCCCGGCTCTGCACGACTTCTCGGTTCAGATCGCCGCGGGCAGCATCACCGGCCTGCTCGGGCCGTCCGGCTGCGGCAAGACCACACTGATCCGCTGCATCGTCGGCACCCAGATTATCTCCAAGGGCACCGTCACCGTGCTCGGCAAAGAAGCCGGCAGCGCCGAACTGCGTCACCGCGTGGGCTACATGCCGCAGGACCCGACCATCTACAACGACCTGCGGATCCTGGACAACGTTCGCTATTTCGCGGCGCTGTACGGGTACGACAGCCAGGCCGCCGACGCCGCCATCGAGCAGGTCGGGCTGACCGATCACCGAACCGCCTTGTGCGGCAACCTGTCCGGCGGTCAGCGCACCCGGGCGTCGCTGGCGTGCGCGCTGGTCTGCCAGCCCGACCTGCTGGTGCTCGACGAGCCCACGGTGGGCCTGGACCCGGTGCTGCGCGCGGATCTCTGGGAGCAGTTCACCGAGCTGGCCCGCGCCGGAACCACGCTGCTGGTCTCCAGCCATGTGATGGACGAAGCCGACCACTGCGGCGACCTGCTGCTGATGCGCGAGGGCCGGTTGGTCGCCCACACCACCCCGTCCCAACTGAGAGAGGACACCGGATGCACGTCACTGGAGGACGCGTTTCTGTCCATCATCAAGCGCAGCACCATGCGCGAAGCCGGCTGA
- a CDS encoding ABC transporter permease, whose product MHVTGGRVSVHHQAQHHARSRLSLRGYTATTARILRQLAADRRSLAMILLVPVLVISLMYFMFQNAPHRPGGPTPFNNACLILLGLFPLFVMFIITAITMQRERASGTLERILTTPLRRLDLLIAYGSAFSIAAAAQAILACIVSFWLLGFDTAGNPAWVFVIAIVNAVLGVGLGLLCSAFARTEFQAVQFIPLVMVPQLLLAGIIVPRALMPHWLQWISNVLPASYALDALQQVGAHPELTFIAVRDIVVVLGFALAALCLAAATLRRRTP is encoded by the coding sequence ATGCACGTCACTGGAGGACGCGTTTCTGTCCATCATCAAGCGCAGCACCATGCGCGAAGCCGGCTGAGCCTACGCGGTTACACCGCGACCACGGCGCGGATCCTGCGCCAGTTGGCCGCCGATCGCCGCAGCCTCGCGATGATCCTGTTGGTGCCGGTCCTGGTGATCAGCCTGATGTACTTCATGTTTCAGAACGCCCCGCACCGCCCGGGCGGGCCGACGCCGTTCAACAACGCCTGCCTGATCCTGCTGGGCCTGTTCCCCCTGTTCGTGATGTTCATCATCACGGCGATCACCATGCAGCGCGAACGCGCCTCCGGGACGCTGGAGCGCATTCTGACCACTCCACTGCGCCGCCTCGACCTGCTGATCGCCTACGGCAGCGCCTTCTCCATTGCCGCTGCGGCGCAAGCTATTTTGGCGTGCATCGTGTCGTTCTGGCTGCTGGGTTTCGACACGGCCGGCAACCCGGCCTGGGTGTTCGTCATCGCGATCGTCAACGCCGTGCTGGGCGTCGGTCTCGGCCTGCTGTGTAGTGCGTTCGCCCGCACCGAGTTTCAGGCCGTGCAGTTCATCCCGCTGGTGATGGTGCCGCAGCTGTTGCTGGCCGGCATCATCGTGCCGCGGGCGCTGATGCCACACTGGCTGCAATGGATCAGCAATGTGCTGCCGGCCAGCTATGCGCTGGATGCGTTGCAGCAGGTGGGTGCGCACCCGGAACTGACGTTCATCGCGGTGCGCGACATCGTCGTGGTGCTGGGCTTCGCCCTGGCCGCGCTGTGCCTGGCGGCGGCCACGCTGCGGCGGCGGACGCCCTAG
- a CDS encoding TetR/AcrR family transcriptional regulator: MTATSAGRRRRGRPAGVSDTRNRILASARELFASKGIRNTSIRAVAAAAGVDSALVHHYFGTKEKLFAAAVHIPIDPMDIIGPLREVPIEEIGYRLPSMLLPLWDSDLGTGFIATLRSVLAGSEVNLFRTFIQDVIAVEVGSRVDNPAGSGLIRIQFVASQLVGVVMARYILQLEPFASLPPEQIAQTIAPNLQRYLTGELPDGLVP; the protein is encoded by the coding sequence GTGACGGCCACCAGCGCCGGGCGACGGCGGCGGGGGCGCCCGGCCGGGGTCTCCGACACCCGCAACCGCATCCTGGCCAGCGCGCGAGAACTGTTTGCCAGCAAAGGGATTCGCAATACCTCGATTCGGGCGGTGGCCGCGGCGGCAGGTGTGGATTCGGCGTTGGTGCATCACTATTTCGGTACCAAGGAAAAGCTGTTCGCCGCGGCGGTGCACATCCCGATCGACCCCATGGACATCATCGGCCCGTTGCGCGAAGTGCCGATCGAGGAAATCGGCTACCGACTGCCGTCGATGTTGTTGCCGCTCTGGGATTCCGACCTGGGCACCGGGTTCATCGCCACGCTGCGCTCGGTGCTGGCCGGTTCGGAGGTCAACCTGTTTCGCACCTTCATCCAGGACGTGATCGCCGTCGAAGTCGGCTCGCGCGTGGACAATCCAGCGGGAAGCGGACTGATTCGCATTCAGTTCGTCGCGTCGCAGTTGGTGGGCGTGGTGATGGCGCGCTACATCCTGCAATTGGAGCCGTTCGCGTCACTGCCGCCCGAGCAGATCGCGCAGACCATCGCGCCGAACCTGCAGCGCTACCTCACCGGGGAGCTGCCGGACGGCCTTGTGCCATGA
- a CDS encoding Trm112 family protein, which translates to MIDDALLSILVCPDDRGPLVLVGSEVLYNPRLRRAYRIEDGIPVLLIDEARDVDDDEHTRLMAQGRPAAPR; encoded by the coding sequence ATGATCGACGATGCACTTCTGAGCATTCTGGTGTGCCCGGACGACCGGGGCCCGCTGGTGCTGGTGGGATCCGAGGTGCTGTACAACCCGCGGCTGCGGCGCGCCTACCGCATCGAGGACGGCATCCCGGTGCTGCTCATCGACGAGGCCCGCGACGTCGACGACGACGAGCACACCCGGCTCATGGCACAAGGCCGTCCGGCAGCTCCCCGGTGA
- a CDS encoding acyl-CoA synthetase: MDLNFSMVTRPVERLIATAQNGLEVLRLGGLETGTVPSPSQTVESVPMYKLRRYFPPDSRRGQSPVGPPVLMVHPMMMSADMWDVTRDEGAVGILHAHGLDPWVIDFGEPDKVEGGMRRTLADHIVALSQAIDTVRETTGSDIHLVGYSQGGMWCYQVAAYRRSKSLASIVTFGSPVDTLAALPMGIPANFAAPAANFMADHVFSRLAIPSWMARTGFQMLDPLKTAKARVDFVRQLHDREALLPREQQRRFLEREGWIAWSGPAISELLKQFIAHNRMMTGGFAVNGQMVTLTDITCPVLAFVGEVDDIGQPASVRGIRRAAPDAEVYESTIRTGHFGLVVGSKAAQQSWPTVAEWVKWLSTGGDKPDSIDLMADQPAEHTDSGVALSSRLAHGLGEASEAAVGLVRGAANTVVAANKSVRTLAVETARTLPRLVRLGQINDHTRISLGRIIEEQAHDAPQGEFLLFDGRVHTYDAVNRRVNNVVRGLIDVGVRQGDRVGVLMETRPSALVAIAALSRLGATAVVMRPDADLAASVRLGGVTELLTDPTNLEAVLRSDRQGLRQVLVLGGGESRDLHLPEDSDVIDMEKIDPDAVELPGWYRPNPGLARDLAFIAFSAAGGELVARQITNYRWAVSAFGTASTAALDRRDTVYCLTPLHHESALLVSLGGAVVGGTRIALSRGLDPTRFVQEVRQYGVTVVSYTWAMLREIVDDPAFVLQGNHPVRLFIGSGMPTGLWGRVVDAFAPAHVVEFFATTDGQAVLANVSGAKVGSKGRPLPGAGRIELGAYDVEHDLILENERGFVQIAEPKQVGVLLAASNGPIDPSASVKRGVFAAGDTWISTEYLFYRDDDGDFWLAGRRGSVVRTARGLVFAEPVTDALGCINGVDLAVTYNVPVGDHEVAASAVTLLPGASITAADLTEAFAKIPIGLGPDIVCVVPEMNLSATFRPTVSALRAAGIPKAGRHVWYLDAYTNHYRRLTSGVRAELTGAQS, translated from the coding sequence GTGGATCTCAATTTTTCGATGGTCACGCGACCGGTCGAGCGGCTGATCGCCACCGCGCAGAACGGGCTGGAGGTCTTGCGGCTGGGTGGCTTGGAAACCGGTACCGTGCCGTCGCCGTCCCAGACCGTCGAGAGCGTGCCGATGTACAAGCTGCGGCGGTATTTCCCGCCGGACAGCCGGCGCGGCCAGTCGCCCGTCGGGCCGCCGGTGCTGATGGTGCACCCGATGATGATGTCGGCGGACATGTGGGACGTCACGCGCGACGAAGGCGCGGTGGGGATCCTGCACGCCCACGGGCTTGACCCCTGGGTCATCGACTTCGGCGAACCCGACAAGGTCGAGGGCGGCATGCGCCGCACCCTGGCCGACCACATCGTCGCCCTCAGCCAGGCCATCGACACGGTCCGGGAAACCACCGGCAGCGACATCCATCTGGTCGGCTATTCGCAGGGTGGCATGTGGTGCTACCAGGTCGCCGCCTACCGGCGCTCGAAGAGCCTGGCCAGCATCGTCACCTTCGGTTCGCCGGTGGACACCCTGGCCGCCCTGCCGATGGGCATCCCGGCAAACTTCGCTGCGCCCGCCGCGAACTTCATGGCCGACCACGTCTTCAGCCGGCTGGCCATCCCGAGCTGGATGGCGCGCACCGGCTTTCAGATGCTCGACCCGCTCAAGACCGCCAAGGCGCGCGTCGACTTCGTGCGCCAGCTGCACGACCGCGAGGCGCTCCTCCCGCGTGAGCAGCAGCGCCGGTTCCTCGAACGCGAGGGCTGGATCGCGTGGTCGGGCCCCGCGATCTCCGAACTGCTCAAGCAGTTCATCGCCCACAACCGGATGATGACCGGCGGGTTCGCCGTCAACGGTCAAATGGTCACCCTCACCGACATCACCTGCCCGGTACTGGCGTTCGTCGGCGAGGTCGACGACATCGGGCAGCCGGCCTCGGTGCGCGGCATCCGGCGCGCGGCGCCCGACGCCGAAGTCTACGAATCCACCATCCGCACGGGACATTTCGGTTTGGTCGTCGGATCCAAGGCGGCGCAACAGAGCTGGCCGACGGTCGCCGAATGGGTGAAGTGGCTGTCCACCGGGGGCGACAAACCGGACAGCATCGACCTGATGGCCGATCAGCCCGCCGAGCACACCGACAGCGGGGTGGCGCTGAGCTCACGGCTCGCGCACGGCCTCGGGGAAGCGTCCGAGGCGGCGGTGGGACTGGTGCGCGGCGCGGCGAACACCGTCGTCGCCGCCAACAAGTCGGTGCGTACCCTGGCCGTCGAGACAGCCCGCACGCTGCCTCGCCTGGTCCGCCTGGGCCAGATCAACGACCACACCCGGATCTCGTTGGGCCGCATCATCGAAGAGCAGGCCCACGACGCGCCGCAGGGCGAATTCCTGTTGTTCGACGGCCGGGTGCACACCTACGACGCGGTGAACCGGCGCGTCAACAACGTCGTTCGCGGCCTGATCGACGTCGGGGTCCGGCAGGGCGACCGGGTCGGCGTGCTGATGGAGACCCGGCCCAGCGCGCTGGTGGCCATCGCCGCGCTGTCCCGGCTCGGTGCCACCGCGGTGGTGATGCGGCCCGACGCCGACCTTGCTGCCTCGGTGCGGCTCGGGGGAGTGACCGAACTGCTGACCGACCCCACCAACCTCGAGGCTGTGCTGCGGTCCGACCGCCAGGGGCTGCGGCAGGTGCTTGTGCTCGGTGGCGGCGAGTCGCGGGATCTGCACCTGCCCGAGGACTCCGACGTCATCGACATGGAAAAGATCGACCCGGACGCGGTCGAGCTGCCCGGCTGGTACCGCCCCAATCCGGGGCTGGCCCGGGACCTGGCGTTCATCGCGTTCAGCGCGGCCGGCGGCGAGCTGGTGGCCAGGCAGATCACCAACTACCGCTGGGCGGTGTCGGCCTTCGGTACCGCCTCGACGGCCGCCCTGGACCGCCGCGACACCGTCTACTGTCTGACGCCGCTGCACCACGAGTCGGCGTTGCTGGTCAGTCTCGGCGGCGCCGTCGTCGGCGGCACCCGCATCGCGCTGTCGCGCGGCCTGGACCCGACCCGGTTCGTTCAGGAGGTGCGCCAGTACGGCGTCACCGTGGTGTCCTACACCTGGGCCATGCTGCGCGAAATCGTCGACGATCCCGCGTTCGTCCTGCAAGGCAACCATCCGGTGCGGCTGTTCATCGGTTCCGGCATGCCGACCGGGCTGTGGGGGCGCGTCGTCGACGCGTTCGCGCCCGCCCACGTCGTCGAGTTCTTCGCCACCACCGACGGGCAGGCGGTGCTGGCCAACGTGTCCGGAGCCAAGGTCGGCAGCAAGGGCCGCCCGCTGCCGGGCGCGGGGCGGATCGAGCTGGGCGCGTACGACGTCGAGCACGACCTGATCCTGGAGAACGAGCGCGGCTTCGTGCAGATCGCCGAACCCAAACAAGTCGGGGTGCTGCTCGCCGCGTCCAACGGCCCCATCGATCCCAGCGCCTCGGTCAAGCGGGGCGTGTTCGCCGCCGGCGACACCTGGATCTCGACCGAGTACCTCTTCTACCGCGACGACGACGGCGACTTCTGGCTGGCGGGCCGGCGTGGCTCGGTGGTGCGCACCGCGCGTGGCCTGGTGTTCGCCGAGCCCGTCACCGATGCGCTGGGCTGCATCAACGGCGTGGACCTCGCGGTGACCTACAACGTGCCGGTGGGCGACCACGAGGTGGCGGCGTCGGCGGTGACGCTGTTGCCGGGCGCCTCCATCACCGCGGCCGACCTGACCGAGGCCTTCGCCAAGATTCCGATCGGACTGGGACCCGACATCGTGTGCGTGGTGCCGGAGATGAACCTGAGCGCGACGTTCCGGCCCACGGTCAGTGCCCTGCGGGCGGCGGGGATTCCGAAGGCCGGGCGCCACGTCTGGTACTTAGACGCCTACACCAACCATTACCGCCGCCTGACCAGTGGGGTCCGTGCCGAGCTGACGGGAGCGCAGTCATGA